In Zingiber officinale cultivar Zhangliang chromosome 1A, Zo_v1.1, whole genome shotgun sequence, the DNA window aattgaccaattaataaataacagaattattctaagaattattctgagaattattctaataattataacagaattattttaataatcctaatactaattttatttgatttgatgatttgatccgATCAATCCTGATGATTCTCTTTTAAATATAAGCCtcatatctttttttttattaaaacaaataaataaattgagtAACAGACAAGAGAAGGATTGCAATTATTTCTGTTTAAATCACAGCTTTACCTAAACTCTAGGGTTTTAACTTTGCTTTGATTTTAACTCCATACCTCCTTAGCAAAGATTAAGCTAGTATGGAGGAACAAATCAacttttttaattgtacgagcaTGGGTCAAATATGCAAACAGCAATCAGAATTCACCTAAGAGGTTTTCTAATTGCAAAAGAAGATGGTACAAATTTGTATGAGCTGACCCATGCTGAAACTGGTTCATATGGCTGTTCCAACCCTTcaaattcatttcttttgttaCTTCAAGGCCTAATTGTACAAAGCTGGACAAAGAATACAGTGGTTAAGTTAAAGAATTAAGGTAATTGAATTAAATCGTCTTGTGCATGAAATAGAGCATAACTGCGCAGTGGACCAGAAGGACTGAAACCAGGATTGGCAAAAACGTTTTAGCAAAGCAGATGAAGTtgaatccaacacataccaagtaCGCTTGAGCTATACATAATCTAAGATGATAACACAGCCCTACTTAAGTCAAGTTGAAGCCTTACACGGAATAAACCAACAATCACTGTAGCTAgtaacagcaaacaaaggagggCAGAATACATTGGGAAGCAAAAAGCAGTCAGATAAGATCAACTCTAGATAAGTCTAGATAGTTGGTGTATCTTGCATATAGTGATTGCTtaaattggtttggtttggtttgccATAAGTAAGTCCAAACAACTATGTGAATGAACTTGGTCATTGTGATTCTCAACAAAGTGTAAGTTAtttccatccaactttaacccaTTCCGACCATTCATCATGTCCAACAAATTGCAAATtccaaatattttcaattttgtttgATTGAGAAACTATTTTCATTCCCTAAGAAAACAAGAATCTCAATgctattaattaaattggtcttgCTCCTGCATTTTCCCCATGGATTATCATGTCCATAAATCAGTTACCTACTGAAAATATTTATCTAGCTTTACCTCCTTTACGTGTAAATCCTAGTCCGCAGAAAACTGCCCATTCAGGAAAGGCAAACAATTCATGATGCTCAAAGTTAATCAATGCATCATAATCTTCTATCCTCCTACCTAGAATCTGTCATGATATCTCTAAAAACATTTAGTAGAATTACAGGATTACCTCATGATTTCGGtagcatattttgaaaaatatagaccTTAGTGAGTTTAAGAGTgaagaaagagaagaatttaCCTTGATCACCATCCTAAATTAACAAAGCCCTTTGCTTTGGGTTCAATTTTACATGTCACATTCTAAAAGATATACAGTGACAACATAATCATATAAGCTTCACTTAGAATGTAGGACTAAGAGGGTAGAGTTTTATCTTCCCCTTCAGTACTCGAGAATCCTTGTTCAGCGTACGAGGGCAAGAAGCAAGCTTTGTCATACCTTGGTGCCCCGCTGCCGCACAATGATGGCGCCTGGCTGGGCTACCTGATCTCCGTAGATCTTTACCCCGAGCCGTTTCCCCCTGGAATCCCGTCCGTTCTTTGTGCTCCCGGCTCCCTTCTTATGCGCGGACTCGATCGTTAGCGGAAAGCTGACGGAGGCGGTGCGGCGGGGATAGGGCAACCTGACTTCGCCCCTAAGGTAAGAGGACCCGGAGCTAGAGCTCAGAGAGAGGCCCTTGAAGGCCGAGGCAATGTTGAAGCCCACGGTCGCCATGGAATCGGAAGATGAGCTCGCGGATGAGGTCCGTATACTTATCTCGTTTAAATCGTCGGAGACGTCAGTTTCTTTCTGTGGCCTGACCGCATACACGATAACGAGGAACCCTTGACTTACAGTCCTTAACGGATCTTAATGGGATTATTGCGGATCCTTTGAGGCCATGGCGTGCTCCGAATAGCAAGCAAGGTCCGTTGATCAGGCCGGTACCGATCCAAACCCGGTGCAACAGAAGCCAGGTGGCATTGACTGTGTCCAGTAGGCAGGGATCTTAGAACATCCACAGTGGTTAAACCACTGTGAGCTCCTTCGTTGCCATGTCTGTaccacatcaaaagttaaaaacctcACACCTCTTTTAACTATCAAAAAATCTCTCAACAATTCCTTCATGGTCCcatatttttcattatatataattctcatttatccttcatattttacattatacaccattaaatttttataaaatttaaatttaccaCTTGCTAACatgaaataacattaataattaaaaaaaacataaatattacATTGCATCAAATGAAAAGACAtacattataataatatataaaaataaacgtAAACTCATCTACACCATGTCATGTCTCTGTTTAATTTTTTCCACCATTTTCTCATGTAAATAAAGTTGTCCTGGTATCATCTCACTGGTATCcttcataagaatttcataatccttatgaaagatcTCGGCTTCCCGCAGAGCCATTTTTTGcatttgatattctttaatatcttgtCATTCTTTGTCGATGTTATGTTCCATTGTGTCGCCCTCTCTGGCTTTAGATTTGCCCTTCCTCTTCGCTGCCTTTTGCCCTATCGGACGAATGCGGACTTCAGAGTCATCTAAATTAACACTTGTATCTGAATTTGATGTTGAAATGTTTCCTCCTGACTCGGATGTCCTTGCCTTCTTGTTAGAGTAATGAGCAACTGATTGTGGAGTAtatttctcgtagtctttgagaaccctccacacatgcatatacttaaaatccttgttattgttgttgacTTTCCACATATTCAGTGCATTCTCCAACACATTTTCGTCACTCCAACCGCTTTGCcgatgagtataaaaattattataagttgCAGAAAATTCATTTACCATCGGTGCAAACCTGTAATAATGTGATTTCAGACACTGATAACTTCTCGTCATAGATCCAGTGGGGCGATGTTTGTTGTAGTAATCACCAATACGTTTCCAAAAAGCTTGATCCTTCTGGTCATTACCAATGATTGCATCGGTGCTTATAGTTGCCCATGACTTCGCTAGGACCACATCTTCATCGGGAGACCAGAATCTTCTTTTCGATTCATTTTCCTCCAGCTCAACTTCACGCTCTTCTTGTGATGAGTGTGGTGGCACCTGAGTTGTTGGAACAGATGATGGCGTTAGAGATTCTTTGTCGCTGATAGATGGATCAATAGTCGCCCTTCTAGATTCATTCGAAAGTATGACAGGTGGTTGATTAGGAGAAACCCCGTAAGGATAAGACATCCCAAGTTGGCTACCCATTGTTGACCAGTCTTGGGATGGATACATACCAAATGGAGCTGAGGCGGTGTTACTTTGATTCCACGGTTGAAAAAATTTTTGAGAACTTTGGGAATTTGGAAAATTTGGAGAATATTgtggaacatatgaaatattttgaaaatttggagGATATTGTGGTTGAGAGAAAAATTGAGGATATTGGATATTTGAAGGAATGCGAGTATTTTGAGAAGATGTATTTCCTTCCgtatttgaagaattcaaaagattTGTAAAGGAAGTATTGAGATTTTCATCCATCTCGAATACAAATAGGGAATGAAAGGAAGAATTGAATTGAGAGCAAAGATAGCAATGGAATGAATGGAATGAATGAAATAGATctcatatttatagattttttatatattaaaaaattaaattataaccgTTGAACAACGGCTACAAATTAGCCGTTGCTCAACGGCGCTGTGCTCACTGAAATGAGTGCTCATATTTATAGATTTTCAtccagattttttttaattattaaaaaaataaaaaaaaaaattaaaagaacgaAGAAGCGGCTCTGCAGTGGCAGAGCCGCTTCTTCATTTTAATCAAAAAACCTCCCTCCCACTatgggagggaggtttttcacTCATTCCATGTCACAGTGGGAGCTCGGAAAGAGCTCCCACTATGGTTGCTCTTATGGTCCAGATCCTAGACCAGTCCTAGAACCTGCTTATATATTGGTGGGATGGACTGTACCTTATTTATTAATAGTTCACTCTATCAATGAATTTAGAGTCTTCCTTAAAAACATAAGTGAATCAAATCGAGCCGAATATATAGAAAAAATTAAGGTTCGAAATAgatatattcgagttcgagctcgattcgaggttcgaaaaattaaatacttttagtTTGAGGTCGGTTCGAATTAGGGTTCAGATTCGAATTTGGCTCGAAAAATTCGAACATATTTACGAACTATTCTAATTATTGCTCGAAAATAGATACGTGAAggactcaaaatttatttatttaatatatatatttaacttatattaataaaatattaaggttCGCGAGCGCCTCGCGAActatcgaacaatataatttggacttGAGTTCGGCTtgaaaaaagttcgaacatgtttGTATTTGGCTCGAATTCAATAAATCCGAATATGAATCGAAtttttttcgagccggctcgaaatcTAAAAGCTCGCAAGCTAGCTCGATTTGTTTGCAGTCCTAGTCTCCCCTGCCCAGAAAATCCTGAACCAGAGGATCTGGCCTCGTGTCCAACATGTATACCGACTCCCACTTTTCGATTTGTTAGGTATTTCTCAATTACCTCATCTTCGCAGTCGACATGATCTATGACGTTCTTTGGGGGCAGATCCTCTAGTCCATACAAAAATAAATTAGGAGATAGACCACTTACAATTTACGATCAGATCGTGGCTTAGATCCGACCATAATTGATTATgatccttttttggattcaccgtCTCTCATGTTATAATTTGGATTGAGATGGATGGCCGAAAACATCCGACGGTGGACAAGTGATCATTCAACCAGCACCGAGCAAGGGGCGGCCTCCAAATGGCCTCCGGCGACCTGGCCCAATCTAAATTATAACCTAGGAGTGGCAACCAGACGGATCTGGGCTCACGATCTTTGCCCCCATCTTCCGGTCCTTCCTCAGCCAGAAGGGTGGAACCTCCTCCGATAAGAGGTACTGCTTCTTATCTCCGCCTTGCTTCTTTACCTTGCGTC includes these proteins:
- the LOC121997287 gene encoding uncharacterized protein LOC121997287; this translates as MGSQLGMSYPYGVSPNQPPVILSNESRRATIDPSISDKESLTPSSVPTTQVPPHSSQEEREVELEENESKRRFWSPDEDVVLAKSWATISTDAIIGNDQKDQAFWKRIGDYYNKHRPTGSMTRSYQCLKSHYYRHGNEGAHSGLTTVDVLRSLPTGHSQCHLASVAPGLDRYRPDQRTLLAIRSTPWPQRIRNNPIKIR